One Methyloterricola oryzae genomic window, CTGCCGGAGAAGATGAAAATGCCGGCAAGCAGCAGCGCCGCCGCCCAGCGCAACAGCCGGGATTCAGGGTCACCCCTGAGCAGCAGGGCCACCACGCCCAGCCCTAGCCCGTGCCAGAAGTGGTACTGCACTCCGGTCTGATAGACCGCCAGCATGGCGGCATCCAGGTGCTGGCGCAGGCCGTGGGCGCCAAAGGCACCTAAGGCCACGGCCGTGAACAGGCTGAGGGCTGCGAGCAGGAGGGTTATGCGGTACGTCATCATGGGCTAGCCGTCAGACACCGATATCTTCATTCCACAGTTCGCCGTGGGCCGCGATGAAATCCCGCATGAGCCGGACGCAAGTCTCATCGTCCACCACCTCGAGGGACACGCCGCGAGCGCGCAGCAAATCCTCCTCGCCCATGAATGTGCGGTTCTCGCCGATCACCACGCGGGGAATCCCGTACAACAGGATGGCGCCGCTGCACATGGCGCAGGGCGACAGCGTGGTGTAGAGGGTGCATTCGCGATATACCGAGGCCGGCTGGCGGCCCGCGTTTTCCAGGGCGTCCATTTCTCCGTGGAGGATGGCGCTGCCCGACTGCACCCGGCGATTGTGCCCGCGCCCGATGATGCGCCCGCCGTGGACGATCACCGAACCGATGGGTATGCCGCCTTCGGCCAAGCCCTTCTCGGCTTCTTCAATAGCGGCCCGCAGGAATGGGTCCATGCTGTTCTCCTTCAAGATCCCGACGCCACGGCTTCAACGCCCCTGGCTGCGCCAGCGCTGCACGATACTGTTGATGTCCAGATCGTCGGGGCCGCTGTTCCAGTAGGTATGGAAATCCACGTCGTTGCTGTTGGGCGGCGGGTCCGGCTTGTAAACCTGGAAACGCACCGGCAGCGGGGTAGCCTCGCCCAGCACCATGGCTTCGCCACGCCCCAGGGCGGTGAGGATGTCCACCAGATCGCCCTCCCCCTCCGGCACCAGCTTCTTAACATACGCCTGATCGTCCGGATTGGTGATGCGCAGGCATACGTAGGTGCCGCACTGGGACAGCACGGTTTCCGAGAGTTCGTGGGGCCGCTGGCTCACCACGCACAATCCGACCCCGTACTTGCGCCCCTCCTTGGCGATGCGTTCCATGGACTTGCGCGTGCCCTCGAACCCGGCGGCCGAGTCGCGCGGAATATAGGCATGGGCCTCCTCGCAGATCAGGAGAATCGGGAATTCCCGGTTCTGAGGGTTCCAGTAGTTGAATTCGAAGGCCAGGCGCCCGATCTGCGCCGACACCGTGGGCCGGACGTCGAAGGGCACCGGGCTCAGGTCGATGACGGTGATCTGCGCCCGGGGCTCGCCCAGGCCGACGAAATCCCGCAGCAGGCTCTCCAGGGATTCGGAGCGGTTGCGCCGCTGCGGGCTGAGCAGGAAATCGTAGCGCACGTCGTTGAGCCGGCTCATGAGCTTCACCAGGAACTCGTCGAATTGCCCGAACAACGGCCCCTTGGTCTTGCCGAAGTCGGTGCGCATCTCGTTGGCTTCCTTGAAGCTGTCATAGACGGCTTTCAACGGGAAATACACGGGCGAGTCGATGGACACGGCGTCCATGCCCAACTGCTCCGCGCTCTTCTTCTTCAAGGCAAAAATGGTCTCGCGCAGAAAGGCCATCTGCACCGAGGCCCCTTCGTCGTTGCGGTCGATGAACAGGTCCACCAACTCGGCGAAGGTCATCAGCCAGTAGGGAATCTCCAGGCGGCGCGCGTCCAGGTAGCGGGTATTCTTGGGATCGAAGGCCGAATTGAGCTGGCCGTCGCGACCGCGCCAGCAGTATTCGCCGTGCAGGTCGAGCAGAATGATGTGCGCCTTGGGCATGGCTGAGACCACATGCTGGATCAGGCTGGCCACGGTCCAGGACTTGCCCGAGCCCGACTGGCCGAGGATGGCGAAATGGCGGCTGCACAGTGCGGAGGCGTCCAGATACACGCCCGTGGCGGGATGGCTGCGCAGATAACCCAGGTTGAAGCGCTGGGCGCGGTATTTGACGAAGATGGAATTGATCTCCTCCGGCGCCACCGCGTGGATTTCCGCGCCGGGTGTCGGATAGCGGCGGACACCCCGCTGGAACTGGTTCTTGTCACCCACCTCGCCCAAGGGCGTCAGGGTCACGGAGCAGCCGGCGGCGGAGCGGCAGCCCTTGGGTTGGGTCGCCTCGATGCGCTTGACCATAGCCAGCACGCGCAGGCCGAATTGATGGATGGAGACGTAGGAGCCCACCTGCCCGACGATCTGGGTTTCACCGCCCACCGTCACCTGGTCGCGGAAGCCCTCGTCCTCGCCCAACAGCCGCCCCAGCATGCCACTGCCGTCCACCCGCACCACGTGTCCTATCAAGGTGTCGTTGGTATTCTCCATCACGCGTCCTCTTCTGCAACGATTTGCACGACTTCCAGGGAACTGCAGGACCTACCAGCCGCCTTCCTCATCGTCATAGGGTTTCGCCTTGACCGAATCCGGCACCTTCGGTTGCTTCGCCGTCCGCAGCAGCACCAGCAGATTGCCGACCACCACGACGACCACCACAACCAGCATCAGGAAAAAGATTTCCATGCCCTTCACTCTTCAAATTGATCCGGGAAAGCAATAGCATGTCGGGGACTTCCCAACCGACGGTGATCCCTATGCATGATAAGACCACCCGGCAGTCCCCTGTTTCAGCGCCGCCGGCGCGTTCCATCCCGCCATCAGGCCTATCGGGGCCCACGTCATGACCGCGCAGGTCTGGCGCATCGGGCAGATCCTCAACTCCGTTCAGAGCACCTTCGTCGGGCTGCTGCGGGTCTGGTCCATCCCCATCGTGCTGCTGCTGAGCGTGGCCTCCGGCTACACGACCTATTATGGCATGTCTTTTTTCATTACCTGGTGGATCGCCCTGATCATCACGGTGGCGGTGCAATCCATCATCGTCATCTGCACCCTGGAGCTGGCGGGCACCCACTGGCGCGCCAACCTGCCGCGCTACCTCAGCATCGCCGGCTCCCTGGTGGTCGCCTTGGTGGTCTCGGTATCGTTCTCCTATTTCAAGTTCTACGAGTTCTCTCAGCGCGACCAGTTGCTGCTGGATAAGACCGCCGCCCTGGAAAGCGATGTCGCGCGCTACCTTGAAGACGTGGCGCGCCAGCACAGCGGATTGATCGCGCAGCAGGAACGCAAGGCCGAGGCCGCTCGCCTGGAAGCCACTCAGGCCTATCTGGGCAACCACCCGGCCATGCAGGAAAACACGGCGCGCAAGGTCGGCAAGGGCAAGTTCTGGAGCCTTTACAACGAGATCCAGCAGCGTGAGGAAACCAAGCTGGCTAGCCTCAAGACCGACCTGGCGGCCCTGGATGGCGCCATCCTGGCGCTGCGCGGCGCGAGCCAGGGCTTCACGCGGCAGCCCAGTGACGCGAGCGCCTACGAGAAGCTTCAGGAAGCGCTGCGCAATGTCCAGACCCGCGCCGATTCCCTGGCCGCGGGGGCCGGCCTGACACCGGTGAAGGCACCGGTCCCGGCGCCCTTCCCTCAGTTCAGCCAGGGCATCACACCCACCTTTGACATGTGGCGCAACATCTCCTGGTTCGCCCTGGCCTGTGCCTGCATGGTGGATTTCTTCACCTTGGTGCTGTCCTATCGCCTGGAATCCACGGCCCCGGGGCCCCTCACCGAGGAAGAGAAGGAACTGGCCTACGCGGGCCTTCGCCAGTTCGGCGAGTTCACCATCAACGGCAACGACGAACTGGAATTCCAGATCGAGAAGACCGAACTGGAACGGGCGCGGCGCTATTCGGACTGGACTCGCATGTTCGCCGTGGCCTTTCTGCTCAATCGCGGCTACCTGCGCAAGATCAGCGGCAAGGCGGTGGAGTTCGCGCCGAACCTCTATCCCATCATTTCGGAGCGTCTGAAGCTGCGCCGCGAGGAACCGGCGCCGGCCAATGACGAGCGGATTCGTGTAGCCATGGAGAAAAAGCGTTATGGATGAGTTGCTGTTCGAGGCTAACGATCACATCTGGGAAGCGGGCTTCGAAGGCGGCCGCAGCGTGGTGGTCACCCGCCTCGGGCCCGTCGTGCGCGTCGCGCCGCGCCCGGCGCGCTTCATCAAACGCTTCTACCACGAAGTGTTCGAACTCCCCATCGAGGACTGGGAGATTCCCGTCGAACCTCTGGTGCTGGGCTCGTTCTGCACCGTCTCCGCCAGCGTGTCAGTGCGCTTCCAGCCCACCTTGCGCTATGCGCGGGACCATCTGGAGGCCCTGCCGGAACTGGGCCGGCATATCCGCCAGAGCCACCACGCCTTGCTGCGCGACCAGGTGGAAGAACACCTGCGCCGCCTGGAAGCCGACCCCGCCTGGCTGGAACAGGGCTGCGCCACCCACGAGAAGGCCATCGAGCGGGAAATCAACGAGCAGTTGGCGATCCGCTACATCCAGTGCCGCACCCGCTGCAGCATCACGCCCGTTTTCGGATCGCTGGAGGAAATCGAAGCCGCCGCGCCCTGGTCCCGGCACCGGACGCTGTACCTCGAGATACTCCGCCGTCAACGCGTGGCGGAGGAGCAGGCGCAACAGGAGGCGCACGCGCAGTCCCTGCTCGAGCAGCAGCGTCGGCTAGAGCAGGAGGAACAACTCCTCGCCGTCAAACAGCGTGAGGAAACCTTGCGCAAGGTGCGTCTGGAGCAGGAACTGGAGAGCCTGCGTGCCGAATTACGCGTGGAGGAAGCCATGCAGGACGAGCAGCGGGGCAGCGAGGCGCGCCAGCGGCAGGAACAGATCCGCCATACCGCCCATCTGCGTGAATTGGAACTGGATGCTGACATCAACGAGAAAACCCGCCGCGCGCAGACCATGGACGACATGGAGGAACACATCAAGCGCGAGATCGAACTGCTGGCCATGGAGCGCCAACGCCTGCTGCTGGAAGAGGAAGTGCGCGACGTGAAGGTGGCCAAGGCCAAGGGCTGGGTGATCAATGCCAAGAAGCGCTTTCCCCTCGGCGAGGGACGTCACGTCCTGCAAGGGCGTAACAAGGACGCTGCCGAGGAAGGCGAGTCCGGCTAGACTCCGATTATCCCGTCGTAAAATCCGATTCGAGCGCCGAGCGCACCGCGTGCCAGGCCGATCCTGAGGGCAGGAAATGCAAGTGCGCCTTGCCGTCATCCCCCGCCTGCCTCGCGAACGCGGCCTCCATTTCATCGCGGCCATCGGCCGCTCCGTCCATCAGCAGAACCAGCCGGAAGCGGTTGTAAGCCGCCGCGTCCCGCTCCGCCCTGCCCCGCTCCACAAGGGACGGTAGCCAATGGAGCAAGGAACTCCCCTCCGATCCTTCCACGGCGTAGATCAAGAGCCTGCCGCCGATCAGGATACGCAGGTAGTTCGGATCAGTCCGCTCCACCCTTGGCCATGAGGATTCGATCTGGCGGAAGACCTCAGCGGGACAGCCGCAGCCGAGGGCGCCCGTCACGAAGCCCTGAATGACTGCGCGACTTGCTTCGACGCTGCGCTCGCTCACCTGCAGGATCGCCTGCCCTCAGCGCACAAACAGATCGCCGCCGAACATGTCCACCAGGAAACGCCGGTAATGCTCGGATTTGGCGATCTGCAGATGTTCCAGGGGATTCAGGTTGTCCGTCAGCACGGTGCCAGGCGCGGGGTCCACCGGGAACACCCGCTCCTGCAGCCAGGCGGTCTGGTCTGGCGAGAGGCCTGGCGCATGGATGTCGACGGGCTGGCGACCGGCCAGGAAGATGAAGTCGGTGAACTCCTTGCCCGGTTCGGAAATGAAGACCGCCTGTTGGGGGAAGGCCTGGGCAAGGGTGCGCGAAACGGAGTTGAGCGCGAGGCTGTTGGGCCCCTGGGCGAAGGCGACGAAATTCACCGCCAGTATGCCTCGTTCCGACAGCAGCCCCCGCAGTTGTTCCAGGGTCTCCACCGTCATCAAATGGGCGGGCTCGGACCCGCCGGTGAAACAATCGAGGATGATCAGGTCATAAGGTCCGGTCAGATGGCGGATCTCATAGCGGGCATCGCCCACGATCACCCTGCCGGTGGGCTTGAACGCGAAGTGATCCTCCGCGGCGCTGGAGACCGCCGGGTCGATTTCCAGGGAATCGGTCACCATCCGGTAGCGGTCGTGCAGCACCTTGCCCATGTGGCCGGCGCCCAGGCCGACGATCAACCCGCGTTGCATGGGCGGGCGCATGGCGGGAATCAACCCGACGATGTCTTGGTAACTCAGCACGCTCTCGCCATTGACCAGACTCGCCGCGCCGATGGCGGAGGCATCCGAGGTGAGGAGTCGCAAGCGGCGCGAGGAATCATCGATCACGCGCACCCAACCGTACAGGCTCTCGCGCTCGGACAGGACGCGGAACTTATCGCCCACCGGCACATGGCCGGCGCTCAGCACCTTGGGCACCATCCCCAAGCCGATCACACCGAGCAGGAACGCGGGCAACAGCGCCTTGGCCGCGCCGAGACGGCCTCGCTCCAGCAATCCCACGATCAGGGACAGGGCCAGAAGAAGCAACCCCGTGCCCACCAATATCTCGCGCGAGCCTATCAGAGGAAACAGGAAGAACCCCAGGATCAGCGTGCCCACCACGCTGCCCACGGTGCTGACGGCATATATCGAGCCCGCGCTGTTACCCACCCCAGCCAGGGTGGAGGTGGAGAGTTTGATGGCGAAAGGGCCCACCATGCCCAGCAGGGTGAGGCTCGGGGAGAACAGAACCAGTGCACTGATGAAAGCGCCCAGGCGCAGTCCCAGGGGATCGGTCGCCAGGAGCACGGGACGGGTCGCCCAGGGGATCGCCAGGGTCAGTACCGCGGCCAGGGCGATGATGAGGGAAAGGCCCGAGCGCCGGGCGCGGTCGGCCCAGCGCCCCCCCATGAAATAGCCGAGGGCCAGGGCGATCATGGTCACCGAAATCAGCGAAGACCACACGTACAGGCTGGCGCCGTAGAAAGGCGCGATCAGCCGCGTCCCCAGCAGTTCGATGACCATCACCGCGGACCCGGTGACAAATACGGTGAAAAAAAGAGCGGCCTTGCCGCCCAAATTGCCTGGGCTATCGTTCATGCGCTTTTCGTTCTTGGAATACAGACTGCGTATCAGGCATGGCCAGCCAGGGAGCCGCCCACGGCGCCGCGCACATCCATCCAAAGATGCGCCAGGCCCAGGGATTGCAGCCAGGCCGGTCCGTCCCGCTCCTTGAGCATAGCGATGGTGGAGGCGCTGCCGGCGACGACGCAGAACTCGCCGACCACGGTGACCGCCGCCATATGCCGCACAGGCCAGCCGGTCTTCGGGTTCAACACATGGCCGTAACGCTCATCGCCAAGCACGATACAGCGCTCGTAGTCGCCGCTGCTGGCAACCGCGCCCTCGTGCAGTTCAATGGTGTCCAGCACCCCGGAATGCTGGCGTGGATGGCGGATGCCGATGCGCCAGGGCGTCCCGTCCGCGCGCGGGCCGACGATCTTGATGTCGCCGCCCAGGTTGACGATGCCGCTATGCACACCAACTTCGCGGCACAGGGCCGCGGCCCGGTCCACGGCGTATTCCTTCACCACCCCGCCCAGATCCAGTTCCATGCCGGGCACCCTGAAGTCGAGCCGTGGCGGCTTCCATGTCACCTTGTCCCAGCCGATCCGCTCCAGCAGGGCTTCCACCTGCCCCGCCTCGGGAAGTTTGCCTTGATCGAAGCGCCAAACCTGGCGCAACAAACCGGAGGTGATATCGAACAAGCCCCCGCTCTGCTCATAGCAGGCGAGAGCGTAATTGAGCAGTCCGGCCGTTTCCGCATCCACTTCGATGGAACCGCCCACCGCCGCGGCCCGGTTGATCTCGGACAGGAAACTGTCGTCCTTGTAGCGCGAATAGCGCGCCTCCAGTCTCTGCACATCGGCAATGGCGGCCCCGGCCGCCTGCTCGGCCTGGCGGGCATCCCGCGCGAAAAGCTGTACCTCGCAGGGCGAACCCATGGCCTTGAAGCCCTGCCGGAAAACCTGAGGCCGGACCACGTCTTAGCGGCGGAACATCGCTATCAAATCCAACGACCCATTTCAGACCTGGCGCGCCAGCCGCGTATGCAGCCTCCAAAAACAGGCCTCACTGGTTCTGCGAATAGCTCTGGTCGGTGCCGGTATGAATGGAACCAGCCGTCTCGCAGTGGTAGATCATCGTGTAGAAGGCCTTGCCGGCCCCCGCCTTGTTCACGATGACCCGATAGGGCGACGTACCGCCGTCGATTCTGACCTCGCCACTGCCACCCAAATCACCGCTCACCGGATCAGTGACATTCATGACGATCTGCTTGTCCGGCACCAGTATCTGAGCGCTCACCACCGGTCCGTTGGCCGGCGCACCGGCAACCAGTTCGAACAGCAGGAAGGCAGGGGTGCCGTTGCCATCGTCGAAACACGAAATGGTGTGCACATCCGTGGCGGTGACACCAACGCCGAGGGGACTGCTCTCCTCGTGGGCGAAGCCACTGCCCGACCAGATCAGCGCCGCCAGGCCAGTAAATACGATATTGAAAACATGCGAATTCATTGCCGCTCCTGCCATATCAGAAAGTCGTCTACGGTTGATCATGGCGCATTCAGGGCGAGGAAGATTGCAGCAGGGTCACCACCGGTGTTCCGGCTTCAACATCAGAACTGTCCAGGCAACTGCTCCGCAGGACATACTGAAAATCAGCCGGGGCGGGCGTGCCGTTGTGGGCGACGAGGACTTGGTAGTCGCCCGGGTCAAAGCCAGTCAATTCACCTGGGAAACTTTCCGGGACACTGACGGCAACCGGACGGTTATCAGAAAATCTGGAATTCGAGAAGTTAGTAACCTGCGCAATCAGGACCGGAGTCCCTTTCGTGATATTGGTGAGTTGGACCAGCAAGGACTTCGGATCGCCCCCGGTTTTGGTTTTACCGCAATTGACCGTGAGCTTTTTTCCCTTCTTCTTGAGATTTCCGGCCGAACTGGTCAACGAGGTCTTGACCGCCTGTCCTGCCGCATTCAGGCACTGGAACCCGGCAGAATAGGACTGCTTGGATGAACCGGTACTGCCGCTGGTATCGATGGTGATGGAATACTTGCCTTTGCCGCCGTCCAGGGACACCTCCTGCGTCATGCCTGGCGTGACCGGAGCGGAGTTGGCCACATTGCCGCCTTTGGCGACCTTGAGGTTCTGTAGCAGGCTCGCCTGCGGCGCCAGGCTCCGGCTTGCCTGTATTTTCAAGTGGTCCGTGCCTTCCGGACACGAAACCTGATACTGGTCAATGGCGCCTCTGCCGCCACTGAGGGTTGCCTCCTGCACATCCTCGGCCACCGCAGTTCCGGCCAAAAAAGAACCGCAGAGCCATGCGCTGACCGTCAAAGCTTTTCTGAATTCAGTCATGGAGATAAACGTGTGTCACGCCCTTTGAAAAAAACAGCACTCTTTTCTTAAGAAAAGAGTGCTGGAGAAAATTGCCACCATGATATCAAATTACATGGCGGCAAGAGGCAAGTGCCCGCTTTACCGGATACTCAAAACTTTATTTGGTCGGCCAGTACTTCTCGCCGGATCCCTTCGGATACTTCTGCTTGCGCATGGGCAGCATGGCATCGATGTCCGCCGTGGAAGGCTCGATGAACAAGGTGTCATAATCCGCCGAGGCGCAGGCCGTCGCATCGTAGTCCTTGTTGTTGATGGTCAGGGTGGGCCAGAAGATGGCTTGGCTCTCGTTGGGCATGGTGGCCGGATCGTTGAACAAGGCAGTCTTGGAGCCGATCCAGACATCCACGTTGGAGGCCGCGTCCTTGTACGACTTGTTGCCCTTGCCGCACCAGTCGGCCACAGCGACGCGGATTCTCAGGGTCTTGGCGCAGGAGGTCTCCTTGAACTGGATGCCGCCGATGCGGAAGGGCGACAGCCCGGTGGTGCTGATATCGCTGCCGTCCGGCTTCTTGGCGCTTTCAATCAGAACCGGTCCCTTGATCGGGAAATTACCGTTCCAGCCCTGCCAGCCGCGGTTATTGCCGCTAGCGTCCACCGTCGGCAGGTTGTTGGCGAATAACTGGTCGCCGCCCATGTCCAGAGCGATAGAGGTTTTCAAAGCCACGTCGGCAGTGGAATCGACGATGTCGTTTTCAAAGCTCGTAACGGTCGGCTCCTCACCGGCGGTGACGGTGGCCGTGCTCAGGCTCTTGCGCATGACCACGTTGGAGGTCTTGGTGAAATCGGGGAACACCACGCTCAGGGCGATGACGTCTTTGTGCGGCGCGGTGCTGCCCTCGCCGCCGGCATTGGAATTACAGCCGTGGGTGATGGTGACAGCGTTCCACTTGGCCGACTGGGTCGACGTACCGGAATCGATCTGTTCCTTGAACCCGGCATGGGCGTGAACGCCCTGCGCAGCGCCACCCAGGGCCGCCACGGCCAGGAAGCTAATCAGTTTCTTGTGCTTATTATGTTCGAACATTGCAAGTCCTCGTCATTTTCGGATGGTGATGCGTGGGCGACCAGCAGTCCTGCCGGCGTCCTGTCATTATCGACACGCGTCTTCAAGCACGTTTTGCGCCAACCCAAAAAAATGTAGGCAATTCAGTCAGGAATTGCAGCCATACGGAAGGAAGCGTGGCTTTAGGCACCTCAAACTGCGCCATATGCCGCACTTATCCTGTGTCAACTGAGGCATCTCACGCATTCAGGACACCCAACCAATCAGAAAAAGCCGTACGACAGGCTGCAAATCACAGGTCATCCCGGGGATTGGCGAGCAGCAGATTCAGCGTATAGGAAATACGTACCCGATGAAGCTTTTCCCTACACAAGCAAAAGCTCATAGGTGTGTCATATGCCACACCCCGTCGAGCAGGCAGACGCATTTGCCACAGTGGAAATAGGTGGGAGTCGATAGAAGGCGCCGCCGGTTCGCGCGCAAGGGCTGCGAGTTTTCAGCCCGTGGAGCGAACGACCGCTGGCTGCGTCAGAGCTCTGGAACCCGGCTAAGCAACATCGCGGCGTCAAATATAGTCGAACAAGGTGAGCCCCTGGACCTTGGAATAGGCTTGCTGGGCCGCCTTCAAGGCGAAGGTCTGAAGGTTGAACTCGCTGATGGCAGTCGCGTAGTCCAGATCCTGGGTGGTGGAGAGATAGCCCTTCTGGTCGGTGGTGAACTTGAGGTTCATGGCATCCTGGCTCTGCAAGGCCTGCAAACGGGCACCCACGGTCACACGAATATCGTCCACGGCGGTCATGGCGCGCTGGATACGCTCGATGTCCTTGTCGTCCGGCGTGTTGTTCTTCATGTTCTCCGCGAAGTTGTAAATAACATTGAGGATGTTCTCCTCCGGTTGCGCG contains:
- a CDS encoding DUF423 domain-containing protein, with product MMTYRITLLLAALSLFTAVALGAFGAHGLRQHLDAAMLAVYQTGVQYHFWHGLGLGVVALLLRGDPESRLLRWAAALLLAGIFIFSGSLYVLAISGVKWLGAITPFGGTAFLAAWLLLAVYAYRLPR
- a CDS encoding nucleoside deaminase, which codes for MDPFLRAAIEEAEKGLAEGGIPIGSVIVHGGRIIGRGHNRRVQSGSAILHGEMDALENAGRQPASVYRECTLYTTLSPCAMCSGAILLYGIPRVVIGENRTFMGEEDLLRARGVSLEVVDDETCVRLMRDFIAAHGELWNEDIGV
- a CDS encoding ATP-binding protein — encoded protein: MENTNDTLIGHVVRVDGSGMLGRLLGEDEGFRDQVTVGGETQIVGQVGSYVSIHQFGLRVLAMVKRIEATQPKGCRSAAGCSVTLTPLGEVGDKNQFQRGVRRYPTPGAEIHAVAPEEINSIFVKYRAQRFNLGYLRSHPATGVYLDASALCSRHFAILGQSGSGKSWTVASLIQHVVSAMPKAHIILLDLHGEYCWRGRDGQLNSAFDPKNTRYLDARRLEIPYWLMTFAELVDLFIDRNDEGASVQMAFLRETIFALKKKSAEQLGMDAVSIDSPVYFPLKAVYDSFKEANEMRTDFGKTKGPLFGQFDEFLVKLMSRLNDVRYDFLLSPQRRNRSESLESLLRDFVGLGEPRAQITVIDLSPVPFDVRPTVSAQIGRLAFEFNYWNPQNREFPILLICEEAHAYIPRDSAAGFEGTRKSMERIAKEGRKYGVGLCVVSQRPHELSETVLSQCGTYVCLRITNPDDQAYVKKLVPEGEGDLVDILTALGRGEAMVLGEATPLPVRFQVYKPDPPPNSNDVDFHTYWNSGPDDLDINSIVQRWRSQGR
- a CDS encoding DUF2897 family protein translates to MEIFFLMLVVVVVVVVGNLLVLLRTAKQPKVPDSVKAKPYDDEEGGW
- a CDS encoding fused MFS/spermidine synthase, with product MNDSPGNLGGKAALFFTVFVTGSAVMVIELLGTRLIAPFYGASLYVWSSLISVTMIALALGYFMGGRWADRARRSGLSLIIALAAVLTLAIPWATRPVLLATDPLGLRLGAFISALVLFSPSLTLLGMVGPFAIKLSTSTLAGVGNSAGSIYAVSTVGSVVGTLILGFFLFPLIGSREILVGTGLLLLALSLIVGLLERGRLGAAKALLPAFLLGVIGLGMVPKVLSAGHVPVGDKFRVLSERESLYGWVRVIDDSSRRLRLLTSDASAIGAASLVNGESVLSYQDIVGLIPAMRPPMQRGLIVGLGAGHMGKVLHDRYRMVTDSLEIDPAVSSAAEDHFAFKPTGRVIVGDARYEIRHLTGPYDLIILDCFTGGSEPAHLMTVETLEQLRGLLSERGILAVNFVAFAQGPNSLALNSVSRTLAQAFPQQAVFISEPGKEFTDFIFLAGRQPVDIHAPGLSPDQTAWLQERVFPVDPAPGTVLTDNLNPLEHLQIAKSEHYRRFLVDMFGGDLFVR
- a CDS encoding FAD:protein FMN transferase, with the protein product MGSPCEVQLFARDARQAEQAAGAAIADVQRLEARYSRYKDDSFLSEINRAAAVGGSIEVDAETAGLLNYALACYEQSGGLFDITSGLLRQVWRFDQGKLPEAGQVEALLERIGWDKVTWKPPRLDFRVPGMELDLGGVVKEYAVDRAAALCREVGVHSGIVNLGGDIKIVGPRADGTPWRIGIRHPRQHSGVLDTIELHEGAVASSGDYERCIVLGDERYGHVLNPKTGWPVRHMAAVTVVGEFCVVAGSASTIAMLKERDGPAWLQSLGLAHLWMDVRGAVGGSLAGHA